ACCCCGAGGGCGGCTATTTCCGCGAAACCTATCGTGCGACCGATGCGGTCGTGCGGCCCGCCGACGGCGCGCCGCGCGCTGCGTCGACCGCGATCTACTACCTGCTGTGCGACGGCGCCTATTCGTCGTGGCACCGGATCCGTTCCGACGAGGTCTGGCATTTCTACGCGGGTGATCCGATTGAAGTGTGGGTGCTCGACGAGCGCGACGGGCTGACGATCCACCGGCTCGGCAACCCGCTCACGCACCCGGGTACCGTGTTCCAGGCGGTCGTGCCGGCCGGACGCTGGTTCGGCGCGCGTTGCGCGTCGCCGGAGCACGTCGCGCTCGTCGGCTGCACGGTTGCGCCGGGGTTCGAGTTCGCGGAATTCGAACTGGCCGACGCGGCCGCGCTGGCCGCCGCGTTTCCGGACTACGCGGAACACGTCGCGCGGCTCGCGCCGCGCCCCGACGCGTAAGCGCGACAGCGGTGCCTGCAGCCGCCCGAAGCCCGCGCTGGCGGCGCGTGTTCCGCGCGAGCGCGGCCAAACCCGTTTAGAATGCCCGTCATGCGCAAGGTCGACTGCGGACGTGCCGCGGCGGCCGTTGCACAGCCGTACCGACGGCCCCGTCGCGCGGCCCGCATGTCTTCCAGGAGCGCCGTCGTGTGGCACTTTCCCATTGCAATTCCATCGTCGCTCGGCCCGTGGGCCGTGTTCGCGAGCGTGTTGATCACGCAGCTCGGCGTGCCGGTACCGGCCGTGCCGATGCTGATTCTCGGCGGCACGATGGCGGCAATGGGGCAGGCGTCGTGGGCAAGCATGTTCGCGGCGGCGATCGGCGCGACGATGCTCGCCGATTCGCTGTGGTTTTTCATGGGCCGCACGCGCGGCCGGCGGCTGCTGAACGGCCTCGTGCGCTTCTCGCTGTCGCTCGACACGACGCTGCGCTTCGCGCGTAACGTATTCGAAAGATACGGCGCGCCGTTGCTCGTGCTGTCCAAGTTCCTGCCGGGCCTCGGCCTCGTGTCGGCGCCGCTGCTCGGCACGACCGCGATCGGCGTCGGTGTGTTCCTGTTCTGGGATCTGGCCGGCGCGTCGCTGTGGGCCGCGTTCTGGCTGATCGGCGGCGCGGCCATTCACGATCAGATCGTCCAGTTCGTGCTGTGGGTGCGCGCGAGCGGCGGCACGATCCTCGACGCCTTCCTCGCGATCTTCATCACGTTCCTGCTGTACCGCTGGGTGCGCCGCTTGCAGTTCCGCCGCTATCTCGCGCAGGTACGCATCTCGCCGCCGCAACTCGTCGAGATGATGACGTCGGACGAGCCGCCGCTGATCTTCGACGCGCGGCCGCGCGCGATCCGCGAGCGCGAGCCGTACCGGATCGCCGGCGCAGTGCCGGTCGATCTCGATTCGCCGGACCTGCTCGACCCTGAATTGCTGAAACGGCCGATCGTCGTGTATTGCGTGTGCCCGAACGAAGCCACGGCCAAGCGCCTGATCGCGAAGATGCAGCGCAAGAAGATGATCCACAACATCCGGGCGCTGAAGGGCGGCCTCGATGCGTGGGAGAAGCACGGCTATCCGGTCGAGCCGCTGCCGGCCGATCTCGATTCGTCGCGCTATTTCGTGCGGCCTGAACACGGCGCGCTCGAAGGCGAATATACGGTGCGCGCGACGTTGTCGAAATAAATACGCGCACGACTCGGCGCACATTCGAATTCCGCCACCGCTTTCACACGCCACGATTTTTACGAAAATCGGCTGGCGTGAAACCTCTAATCCTCCATATAATCCCGCCTGCATATTGCGTGCGTGTAATCACGCACATTCGACGCGCGTTCGTTCGCGCCGAAAGCGATTGATCCCGTTGCCGCTCGCCACGCGCACAGCCGCGTCGTACGGGCCGCACGGACGTATTCCGTGAAAGGCCCGATCCGTTGTCCGGATTGTTTCGGAAAATACGGTTAATCCGCGGCGATTCACATCGGATTGACGCAACATCCATGTCGTTTCTTATTCGGAAATCGGCAGTGGGGATTATTTCGTTTTCGGCTGCCAATATCGGCATGAACGGTCGCGCATTGACATCGACACAATGACGGCGGCCGCTCGCGGCTGCCAGGAGACGGACTTGAAACAACCAGAAGACCAGCTGCACCGCGGGCTGGAGGAACGGCACATCAACCTGATGGCGCTCGGCGCGACCATCGGCGTCGGCCTGTTCCTCGGCTCGGCCACCGCGATCCGTACGGCCGGCCCGGCCATCCTGCTGACCTACCTGCTCGGCGGCATCGCGATCTTCCTGATCATGCGCGCGCTCGGCGAGATGGCGATCACGAACCCGGTCGCCGGCGCCTTCAGCCGCTATGCACGGGATTATCTCGGCCCGCTCGCCGGCTACCTGACCGGCTGGACCTACTGGTTCGTGTGGATCGTCACCTGCATGGCGGAAATCACGGCGGTCGGCGTCTACATGCACATGTGGTTCCCCGGCGTGCCGAACTGGATCTGGGCGCTCGCGGCGCTCATGGCGATGGGCTCGGTGAACTTCATCGCGGTCAAGCTGTACGGCGAATTCGAGTTCTGGTTCGCGCTGATCAAGATCGTCACGATCGTGCTGATGATCATCGGCGGCGGGCTGATGATCGCGTTCGGCATCGGCAACGGCGGCATCGCAACCGGCATCTCGAACCTGTGGGCACACGGCGGCTTCATGCCGAACGGCATCGGCGGCGTGATCGGCGCGCTGCCGATCGTGATGTTCGCGTATCTCGGCGTCGAGATGCTCGGCCTCACGGCCGGCGAGGCGCGCAACCCGGAGAAGTCGCTGACGAAGGCCGTGAACTCGGTGTTCTGGCGCGTGCTGATCTTCTACATCGGCGCACTGTTCGTGATCATGTCGATCTACCCGTGGGACCAGATCGGCACGCAGGGCAGCCCGTTCGTGATGACGTTCTCGCGGCTCGGCATCCCGGCCGCCGCCGGCATCATCAACTTCGTCGTGCTGACCGCGGCGCTGTCGTCGTGCAACAGCGGCCTGTTCAGCACCGCGCGCATGCTCTACAACCTCGCGCAGCAAGGCCAGGCGCCGAGCAAGCTCGGCCGCGTGAATCGCAACGGCGTGCCGGTGTACGGCGTGATCGTGTCGGTCGCGCTGCTGCTGATCGGCGTGCTGCTCAACTATCTGGCGCCGCAGCACGTGTTCACGTGGCTCACGTCGGTGTCGACGTTCGGTGCGATCTGGACGTGGTGCGTGATCCTGATCGCGCAAATGCGCTTTCGTCGTACGCTGTCGGCCGACAAGATCGCGCGCCTGCCGATCCGCGTGCCGTTCTATCCGCTCGGTTCATACATCGCGCTCGGATTTCTCGCGCTGGTCGTCGTGCTGATGGCCTTCACGCCGGATACGCGCGTCGCGCTCGTGATCGGGCCGGTATGGATCGTGCTGCTCGGCATCGCCTACGCGCTGTTCTATGCGAACCGTCCGGCGGCATCGGTGTCGACGAAGTCGTAAGCGATACGGATCGACCTGCGCGTGCGTTGATCGCGATCATGCACGCGCGGGCGGGACGCTCTATGCTGTCTGGATTGCTTGTCCGCGCTTCGCGCGGCCATCCGCCGATTCTTGCGACCGTGCCGGCCGTCCCGCCGCCGCGCGCCGCTTCCGCGCGAAGCTTCCGTCGTCGTTCCGCGACGACGCGTACGCACGGAGGCCTTCGCCATGCAGCCTGCCCAGTCCATCCCGACACTCGCGCGTATCGCGCTGGCCGTCGATCCGACACCCGAATCGCTGTCCGCCGCGCATTACGCGCGCACGCTGCTGCGCCCCGGCATGCGATTGCGCATCGTCTGCGCGATCGACAACCCGCGCCTCGTGCTGCCCGACATCCCGCGCATCGACGCGCTGCTGACGTCCGCGCGCGAGGACATGATGCGCGAGGCGCAGGCCACCAGCGCACGGATCGCAGCCCTGTTTTCCGACAGCGGCATCGAGGTCGAGCAGGTGATCGTCGACACGTCGGTCACGGGCGGCACGGTCGCCGATGCGCTGGTGAACGATACGTCGGCATGGCGCGCGGACGTGCTGGTCGTGGGCGCGAATCCGCATCACGGGCTGTTGCGGCTCGTCGAAGGCGCGATGTCGGACACGCTGACGACGCGCGCGCGCTGCGCGTTGCTGATCGTACCGGCCACGT
The sequence above is drawn from the Burkholderia stabilis genome and encodes:
- a CDS encoding universal stress protein, with the protein product MQPAQSIPTLARIALAVDPTPESLSAAHYARTLLRPGMRLRIVCAIDNPRLVLPDIPRIDALLTSAREDMMREAQATSARIAALFSDSGIEVEQVIVDTSVTGGTVADALVNDTSAWRADVLVVGANPHHGLLRLVEGAMSDTLTTRARCALLIVPATYERPSDGTLQRLMFAVDGSEPSLHAVRVGLGFAAPTTLLYAAYVIDRAVRLTDLVPVRALEDAYRAEGEDALAKIGPLFHATGNPTKRGVVETRPTSDDVAHALMRDAVHWRAELLVVGTHGRRGIAAWLIGSVARRVAHLAQVPVLLVRGAE
- a CDS encoding cupin domain-containing protein, encoding MPISAADLIHQFDLQPHPEGGYFRETYRATDAVVRPADGAPRAASTAIYYLLCDGAYSSWHRIRSDEVWHFYAGDPIEVWVLDERDGLTIHRLGNPLTHPGTVFQAVVPAGRWFGARCASPEHVALVGCTVAPGFEFAEFELADAAALAAAFPDYAEHVARLAPRPDA
- a CDS encoding amino acid permease — translated: MTAAARGCQETDLKQPEDQLHRGLEERHINLMALGATIGVGLFLGSATAIRTAGPAILLTYLLGGIAIFLIMRALGEMAITNPVAGAFSRYARDYLGPLAGYLTGWTYWFVWIVTCMAEITAVGVYMHMWFPGVPNWIWALAALMAMGSVNFIAVKLYGEFEFWFALIKIVTIVLMIIGGGLMIAFGIGNGGIATGISNLWAHGGFMPNGIGGVIGALPIVMFAYLGVEMLGLTAGEARNPEKSLTKAVNSVFWRVLIFYIGALFVIMSIYPWDQIGTQGSPFVMTFSRLGIPAAAGIINFVVLTAALSSCNSGLFSTARMLYNLAQQGQAPSKLGRVNRNGVPVYGVIVSVALLLIGVLLNYLAPQHVFTWLTSVSTFGAIWTWCVILIAQMRFRRTLSADKIARLPIRVPFYPLGSYIALGFLALVVVLMAFTPDTRVALVIGPVWIVLLGIAYALFYANRPAASVSTKS
- a CDS encoding DedA family protein/thiosulfate sulfurtransferase GlpE, which translates into the protein MWHFPIAIPSSLGPWAVFASVLITQLGVPVPAVPMLILGGTMAAMGQASWASMFAAAIGATMLADSLWFFMGRTRGRRLLNGLVRFSLSLDTTLRFARNVFERYGAPLLVLSKFLPGLGLVSAPLLGTTAIGVGVFLFWDLAGASLWAAFWLIGGAAIHDQIVQFVLWVRASGGTILDAFLAIFITFLLYRWVRRLQFRRYLAQVRISPPQLVEMMTSDEPPLIFDARPRAIREREPYRIAGAVPVDLDSPDLLDPELLKRPIVVYCVCPNEATAKRLIAKMQRKKMIHNIRALKGGLDAWEKHGYPVEPLPADLDSSRYFVRPEHGALEGEYTVRATLSK